A stretch of DNA from Acidicapsa acidisoli:
TCTTCATGAAAGCGACAACGGCATCTTCTTCCTCGTTCGTCAGCTTGAGGTTGCCGAGCTGGCGCTTATTCATATTGGTTGGATTTTCGGGCGTGGGCCAGCAGGTCACTTTTTCTCCGGGATCGTTGGGCCCGCACCTGGGAAGAACATCCCGCGTGTTGTAGAAGTGCATGACATCCTTGAGGTTCTTGAAGTAGCCATTGTGCATGTACGCCTTCACAAAATCGGGAGTTGGCCGCATATCCACATTGCGAAGTGTGGGCACCTGGTACTTGCCGTCGAACTTAGGCGCCAACTGAATCCATCCGGAGTCGGGATTCAGTTGCCCACTCAGGCTTTTCAGCTTGCGCAGAAAATGTCCTACTCCTGCATCGACATATGCCGTTCCGTCAGGATTGGCGCTATAGCCGCGCTGGTCGGGCGCTTCTTCGTAGTAGTACTGCAATGCGGAATTCCGCGGAACACCGAGGTTACTGGCAGTGAAATCGGTGAACAGCGGCTCTTCTCCCGGGCCGCCGTCGCGATGACATTCATTACATCTGGCTTTGCCCCGGAACAGTTCATAACCCAGCTTTTCCTGGGCCGTGAATTGATCTTTCCCTGCCTGCACTGCGTCATACTTCGATGTAAACGGGCTTACCTCCGGCGAGAATTCGTACGCGGAGATCGCCAGGGCGAAGCCGTCATAGACATGATCGGACCGAGCCCGGTCTGACGCACTGAGATGGACAGGATACTGATCGTTCTCGGGTGGCGGTCCTGGAGTTGAACAGATTTTTTCGACGTTCTCAGGCCATTGAATGCGGAACGAATCTATCCCCCACACCGTCTCAAAGAGCTTGCGATAGGGAGCAGAGGAAAGACGGAAGGCGATACAGGCTGAATCCGGTAATCCCATTTCAACAGGATTCGTAGGCGGTCCCTGCGCTTGTTCAGCGCTTGGACTCTGCAACCGATAGCCGCTGGCGCGCATATCCCAGAAATTGCCGCCGACAAAATCGCCTTGCAGTTCGTTGAAGTGGAGCACGGGCGCGAAGGGAGCATACATGTAGCTCTGCGGCTTTCGATTGCTGAACCGGGTTCGCTCGGACCCTGGATACGATACCGTAGTTTCATTCAGAGACTGAATTGGCCCGGTGAATCCCGTTTCCGGCATGTGACAGAAACTGCACGCTTCGTTCTGATGGACAGAGAAATGCTTGTCGAAGAGCAGCAACTTGCCCAGAGTCCGCACCTGCCCCTGGCGATCGAGGGTGGTACTTACTGCATGGCCAAGAGTATCTGCCTCGATCCGGTCTACTTCGGCCTCGACTCTCGCCACCTCCTTGTCGAAATCGGGCGGCATCCGGCCTGCTGGCTTGGCCGACGATTTTGCTTCGTCTGAAGCGGCAGCTCGCACAACTCGGCGCTTATAGCCGGTTGAAAAGATGACCGCACCCAATACGAGAGAACCTGTCACCAACAGGGAAATTGCACGAACGCCCATATCCGAATGTCCTCAAGTATTAGAGAGCCGAGCGGTTGTTCGAGAGGCACAATTCCGTTGGTCCGCGCAGGAACCACCCGCTTCAGTCGTTTTGGCCCCTCGTGCCATTGCATTAAAATCGCTGTATGTCCAACCTCGCCCTTGCTTCCCTGGCTTCGCCTGACGTATTGGCCCGTGCCCGTAAGATCAAACTCTTCCTAATGGACGTGGATGGCACGCTGACCGATGGCGGCGTCTGTCTGATTTCGACGACGACCGCGGACGGCGCCGGAGAC
This window harbors:
- a CDS encoding cytochrome-c peroxidase, which translates into the protein MGVRAISLLVTGSLVLGAVIFSTGYKRRVVRAAASDEAKSSAKPAGRMPPDFDKEVARVEAEVDRIEADTLGHAVSTTLDRQGQVRTLGKLLLFDKHFSVHQNEACSFCHMPETGFTGPIQSLNETTVSYPGSERTRFSNRKPQSYMYAPFAPVLHFNELQGDFVGGNFWDMRASGYRLQSPSAEQAQGPPTNPVEMGLPDSACIAFRLSSAPYRKLFETVWGIDSFRIQWPENVEKICSTPGPPPENDQYPVHLSASDRARSDHVYDGFALAISAYEFSPEVSPFTSKYDAVQAGKDQFTAQEKLGYELFRGKARCNECHRDGGPGEEPLFTDFTASNLGVPRNSALQYYYEEAPDQRGYSANPDGTAYVDAGVGHFLRKLKSLSGQLNPDSGWIQLAPKFDGKYQVPTLRNVDMRPTPDFVKAYMHNGYFKNLKDVMHFYNTRDVLPRCGPNDPGEKVTCWPTPENPTNMNKRQLGNLKLTNEEEDAVVAFMKTLTDGYKIPSQRAAK